One segment of Capnocytophaga sp. oral taxon 878 DNA contains the following:
- a CDS encoding MFS transporter: protein MTILEKGNKKLLNAWAFYDWANSVYSLTIVSTIFPIFYNLLFETAGLTHISIFGMLIKSTSLITFITALAFAVVVVLSPILSGIADYLGNKKAFMRFFCYLGALSSIGLFWFSLEHIYFSLLCYFGGVLGFWGSIVFYNSYLPDIALPEQYDTISAKGYSLGYAGSVLLLIFNLIVIMNPQWIGFDTNTSETTLFTMRLSFITVGVWWIGFSQISFAYLPNYPKERGKMTKNVLLGGFRELSKVWQQLTDSPRLKWFLVAFFVYSMGVQTVMLIATYFGGEEIQWETTEQSTIGLIVSVLLIQLVAILGARLTVVAVKYWGNVNVLIGLNAIWVTICIASYWVFKPNEFYILAAVVGLVMGGIQTLSRSTYSAYLPITTDTTSFFSFYDVTEKLGIVIGMGIYGLIDQFTNNMRNATLSLMLFFAIGMCLLFKVQFIKNKE, encoded by the coding sequence ATGACTATTTTAGAAAAAGGTAATAAAAAACTACTTAATGCGTGGGCGTTTTACGATTGGGCTAACTCGGTATATTCACTTACTATTGTCTCTACTATTTTTCCTATTTTTTATAATCTTCTTTTTGAAACAGCAGGACTTACCCACATTAGTATTTTTGGGATGCTTATTAAAAGCACTTCTCTCATAACTTTTATCACTGCTTTAGCTTTTGCTGTAGTTGTAGTTTTATCACCTATACTAAGTGGTATAGCAGATTATTTAGGTAATAAAAAAGCTTTTATGCGTTTTTTTTGTTACTTAGGGGCACTTTCAAGTATAGGTTTGTTTTGGTTTTCGTTAGAGCATATTTACTTTTCTCTTTTATGCTATTTTGGAGGAGTATTAGGTTTTTGGGGGAGTATAGTATTCTATAACTCTTATTTGCCAGATATAGCTTTACCAGAACAATACGATACAATTAGTGCTAAAGGATATAGCTTAGGATATGCAGGTAGTGTATTATTACTTATATTCAATCTTATTGTAATAATGAACCCTCAATGGATAGGTTTTGATACTAATACATCTGAAACGACTCTATTCACTATGCGTTTATCATTTATCACTGTGGGGGTATGGTGGATAGGTTTTAGTCAGATATCATTTGCATACTTACCTAACTATCCAAAAGAAAGAGGTAAAATGACCAAAAATGTACTTTTAGGAGGCTTTAGAGAACTGAGTAAGGTATGGCAACAACTTACGGATTCACCACGCTTAAAATGGTTTTTGGTAGCTTTTTTTGTATATAGTATGGGGGTACAGACAGTAATGTTGATAGCTACTTATTTTGGAGGAGAAGAGATACAATGGGAAACTACAGAACAAAGTACTATAGGTTTAATAGTAAGTGTATTACTTATTCAGTTAGTAGCTATACTTGGAGCACGCCTTACTGTTGTGGCTGTAAAATATTGGGGTAATGTAAATGTATTAATAGGATTAAATGCTATTTGGGTAACTATTTGTATTGCTTCATATTGGGTGTTTAAACCTAATGAATTCTATATTTTAGCAGCTGTGGTAGGATTGGTAATGGGAGGTATTCAAACTCTTTCACGTTCTACTTATTCAGCGTATTTACCAATTACAACTGATACTACTTCATTTTTTAGTTTTTATGATGTAACAGAAAAACTTGGTATTGTAATAGGGATGGGTATTTACGGATTAATAGACCAATTTACTAACAATATGCGGAATGCTACCCTATCACTGATGTTGTTCTTTGCTATAGGAATGTGCCTACTATTCAAAGTACAATTTATTAAAAATAAAGAGTAA
- a CDS encoding DUF368 domain-containing protein, with amino-acid sequence MQRNFFDYITISFKGLAMGAADVVPGVSGGTIAFISGIYEELISSISKINGEALKLLFKDGIVVFWKYINGNFFLALLLGIGTSILSLAKLMRWLLTTYPIMVWAFFFGLMIASVFFLIKEIRRWYIATFLILGLAAVAAYIITIVPPLAGNNGLIFIFFCGALAICAMILPGISGAFILVLLGAYHKVLEALSNWNFTLIAVFGFGAIIGILSFSRALKWFFAKYRELTLAGLTGFIIGSLNKVWPWKEPVITDPENGEVILERSVSPYYFKEITHTEPQLLYAFLLGTVGFFMIYGIEKWANKNKKH; translated from the coding sequence ATGCAACGAAATTTTTTTGATTATATTACAATCAGTTTTAAAGGGCTAGCTATGGGGGCTGCTGATGTAGTTCCTGGCGTATCAGGAGGTACTATTGCTTTTATTTCAGGTATCTATGAGGAACTTATAAGTTCTATTAGTAAAATTAATGGTGAGGCTCTAAAACTTCTTTTTAAAGATGGGATTGTAGTCTTTTGGAAATATATTAATGGTAATTTCTTCTTAGCATTACTACTAGGAATTGGTACAAGTATTCTTTCTCTTGCAAAGCTAATGCGCTGGTTGCTTACTACTTACCCTATAATGGTATGGGCTTTTTTCTTCGGACTGATGATTGCAAGTGTTTTTTTCTTGATAAAAGAAATCAGACGATGGTATATAGCTACTTTCTTAATACTTGGACTGGCAGCTGTAGCTGCTTACATTATTACTATTGTACCTCCTCTTGCTGGTAATAATGGGCTTATTTTTATATTTTTCTGTGGAGCTTTAGCTATCTGTGCTATGATTTTACCTGGTATTTCAGGTGCTTTTATTCTGGTATTGTTAGGAGCTTATCACAAAGTGTTGGAAGCCTTAAGCAATTGGAATTTTACTCTCATAGCAGTTTTTGGTTTTGGTGCTATCATAGGAATACTCAGTTTTTCAAGAGCTTTGAAATGGTTTTTTGCTAAGTATAGGGAACTTACCTTGGCAGGCCTTACAGGATTTATTATTGGCTCACTGAATAAAGTATGGCCTTGGAAAGAACCCGTAATAACTGATCCAGAAAATGGTGAAGTTATTTTAGAACGTAGTGTTTCACCTTATTACTTTAAGGAAATCACACATACTGAGCCGCAACTTCTATATGCTTTTTTGCTTGGAACAGTAGGTTTTTTTATGATTTATGGGATTGAAAAATGGGCAAATAAAAATAAAAAACACTAA
- a CDS encoding pitrilysin family protein, producing MLKRNLLLWLFTVAMTFGISAQKYEWKEAQSGGYSYKYVTNDPTNARFYTLKNGLTVILSPTNKEPRIQCYVAVKAGSKTDPATNTGLAHYLEHLLFKGTDKYGSLDWEKEKVQLDKIDALYEEYNHTKDPVQRKAIYKRIDSVSGVASKYAIANEYDKMMTAMGAQNTNAFTSFEKTVYTDDVPANALSKYITVQAERFRNPILRIFHTELEAVYEEKNRSLDSDNSEVFETLFASLFKKHNYGLQTTIGTVEHLKNPSLKEIRKYFHTYYVPNNMAVVLSGDFDPDQAIAEIDKAFSYMQPKAVPQYTFEQEDPITAPIIKKVVGPDAENVSIVFRLPGNQHKDALLADLVGEILTNGKAGLIDLNLVKKQKLLGAGAGAYTLIDYGLLYLSGSPLEGQSLEQVKDLILEQIDNLKKGNFDDDLIPSIINNMKKYTIESTESYSNRANMLMEAFTDNLDWKDRVTYVNNLSKLTKTDIVAFANKYLGNNYVAVYKEKGQRTNVEKIEKPAITPVETNADKQSAFVKMVNEMPSTPVKPVFLDYNKDLKKGKLGKAEVLYVQNKDNELYRLSFRYKVGTLNDLKLAMATNYSQFLGTDKKSAEQLTKELYKIASSFSISASGEYTTVNISGLQENFEAAVKIYEDFIANVKVDEEALQALKARIVKSRIDSKANRNSIMQSLTNYAMYGPKNPSNYTLSNAEIEATTGKELVGKLKNLNSVEQTIIYYGPLTLQELTAKLKPLHKVPAKFAKVATKKEFKQVEQIKNQVLFADYEMVQAETRWVRNTVPYNPVESTVIRAFNNYFGGGMGSLVFQTIRESKALAYSTYGYYATPGKKTDKYHILAYVGSQADKFKEAVEAMNELLTTMPELPANLELAKLQIKQEIETERVTQDGIIYSYLYDQRMGLKEDIRKKVYESIDNVTMKDIKDFHDKYISKKPYTYVILASEKKLSEDELKKIGEFKKLTLEELFGY from the coding sequence ATGTTGAAAAGAAATCTATTGCTATGGCTCTTTACAGTGGCTATGACATTTGGTATTTCTGCTCAGAAATATGAGTGGAAAGAGGCACAAAGTGGTGGTTATAGTTATAAATATGTAACTAATGACCCTACTAACGCAAGGTTCTATACCTTAAAAAATGGACTGACAGTTATTCTGAGTCCTACAAATAAAGAACCCCGGATACAATGCTATGTAGCTGTGAAAGCAGGCAGCAAGACAGATCCTGCAACTAATACAGGGTTGGCTCATTACTTAGAACATCTACTTTTTAAGGGCACTGATAAGTATGGCTCATTAGACTGGGAAAAAGAAAAGGTGCAACTTGATAAAATTGATGCACTATATGAAGAGTATAATCACACTAAGGATCCTGTACAGCGCAAAGCTATATATAAAAGAATAGATTCTGTATCAGGAGTAGCAAGTAAGTATGCTATTGCTAATGAGTATGATAAAATGATGACTGCAATGGGGGCACAAAATACTAATGCCTTTACTTCATTTGAAAAAACAGTATATACAGATGATGTTCCTGCTAACGCTCTCAGCAAATATATTACTGTACAAGCTGAACGCTTTCGTAACCCTATACTTCGTATTTTTCATACTGAGCTTGAAGCTGTATATGAAGAAAAAAACCGTTCATTAGACAGTGATAATAGTGAGGTTTTTGAAACTCTTTTTGCTTCATTGTTTAAAAAACATAATTATGGTTTGCAAACTACTATAGGTACTGTTGAACATCTTAAAAATCCTTCACTTAAAGAAATTCGCAAATATTTCCACACTTACTATGTGCCTAACAATATGGCAGTAGTACTTTCTGGAGACTTTGATCCAGACCAAGCTATTGCTGAAATAGATAAAGCTTTCAGCTATATGCAGCCAAAAGCAGTCCCTCAGTATACTTTTGAGCAAGAGGACCCTATCACAGCCCCTATTATTAAAAAAGTAGTAGGTCCAGATGCTGAAAATGTATCAATAGTTTTTCGTTTACCAGGTAACCAACATAAAGATGCTTTATTGGCTGACTTAGTAGGAGAAATACTTACCAATGGTAAAGCAGGACTTATAGACTTAAACCTTGTGAAAAAACAAAAATTACTTGGTGCAGGTGCAGGAGCTTATACACTTATAGATTATGGTTTGCTATACCTATCAGGTAGCCCTTTAGAAGGACAATCATTAGAGCAAGTAAAAGACTTGATACTTGAACAAATAGATAACCTTAAAAAAGGAAACTTTGATGATGATTTAATTCCTTCTATTATCAATAATATGAAAAAGTACACTATAGAAAGTACAGAATCATATTCAAATCGTGCTAATATGTTAATGGAGGCTTTCACAGATAATTTAGACTGGAAAGACCGAGTAACTTATGTAAATAACCTTTCTAAGCTAACAAAAACTGATATTGTAGCTTTTGCTAATAAATACTTAGGTAATAACTATGTAGCTGTCTATAAAGAAAAAGGACAACGCACCAATGTAGAGAAGATAGAAAAGCCAGCCATTACACCTGTTGAAACTAATGCAGATAAGCAATCGGCATTTGTGAAAATGGTGAATGAAATGCCAAGTACTCCTGTAAAACCTGTTTTCTTAGATTATAATAAAGACCTAAAAAAAGGTAAATTAGGGAAAGCAGAAGTGTTATATGTACAAAATAAAGATAATGAACTATATCGTTTAAGTTTCCGTTATAAAGTAGGTACCCTAAATGATTTGAAATTAGCAATGGCTACTAATTATAGTCAGTTCTTAGGTACAGATAAGAAATCGGCAGAGCAATTAACTAAAGAGTTATATAAGATAGCTTCAAGTTTTAGTATTTCAGCTAGTGGAGAGTACACGACTGTAAATATATCAGGTTTGCAAGAAAATTTTGAAGCAGCAGTAAAAATTTATGAAGACTTTATTGCTAATGTAAAAGTAGATGAAGAAGCTCTACAAGCTTTAAAAGCACGTATAGTTAAATCACGTATAGACTCAAAAGCTAATAGAAATTCTATTATGCAATCTTTGACAAACTATGCTATGTATGGACCTAAAAACCCATCTAACTACACTTTATCTAATGCTGAAATTGAAGCTACTACAGGAAAAGAATTAGTCGGGAAACTTAAAAATCTAAACAGTGTAGAGCAAACTATCATATATTATGGTCCTTTAACTTTACAAGAACTTACTGCTAAGCTAAAACCACTACACAAAGTGCCTGCTAAGTTTGCTAAAGTAGCTACTAAAAAAGAGTTTAAACAAGTAGAACAAATTAAAAATCAAGTGTTATTTGCAGATTATGAAATGGTACAAGCGGAAACCCGTTGGGTACGAAATACAGTACCTTATAATCCTGTAGAAAGTACAGTGATTAGAGCCTTTAATAACTACTTTGGTGGAGGTATGGGATCTTTAGTATTTCAAACTATACGTGAAAGTAAGGCTTTAGCATATAGTACTTATGGTTATTATGCAACCCCTGGTAAGAAAACAGACAAATACCATATACTTGCTTATGTTGGCTCACAAGCAGATAAGTTTAAAGAAGCAGTAGAAGCAATGAATGAATTGCTAACAACTATGCCTGAGTTGCCAGCAAACTTAGAGTTAGCTAAGCTACAAATTAAGCAAGAGATAGAAACAGAACGAGTTACACAAGATGGTATTATCTATAGCTATTTATACGACCAACGTATGGGCTTAAAAGAAGATATACGTAAAAAAGTATACGAGAGTATAGATAATGTCACAATGAAAGATATAAAAGATTTTCATGATAAATATATATCAAAGAAACCATATACATACGTTATTTTAGCTTCAGAAAAGAAACTTTCAGAAGATGAGCTCAAAAAGATAGGTGAGTTCAAAAAACTTACCTTAGAAGAACTTTTTGGATACTAG
- a CDS encoding NAD(P)/FAD-dependent oxidoreductase: MKETDIIIIGAGPTGLFAVFEAGLLRLKCHLIDTLPQIGGQLTELYPKKPIFDIPGFPSVGASELVDNLKEQIKQFQPEFTLGETAITLTKNDDGTFVVTTDKGTQVKGKAVAIAGGLGTFEPRKPELANIEQYEDKGVAYFVKNPESYAGKHVIIAGGGDSALDWSIYLAEKVPTASVTLVHRRNEFRGALDSVEKVKILKEAGKINLKTPYEVVGLEGEAVLERVVLEQEGSEKETLIADAFIPLFGLTPKLGPIATWGVEIERNAVKVNNALDYQTCIDGVYAIGDVNTYPGKLKLILCGFHEATLMCQSVYNRIYPNKKYILKYTTVVGIDGFDGSRKEAEKAVVKAI; this comes from the coding sequence ATGAAAGAAACAGATATCATCATTATAGGAGCAGGACCTACGGGGCTATTTGCTGTTTTTGAAGCGGGATTGTTACGCCTTAAGTGTCACTTAATTGATACACTACCCCAAATAGGAGGTCAGCTTACAGAGTTATATCCTAAAAAACCTATTTTTGATATTCCGGGATTTCCCAGTGTTGGAGCATCGGAATTGGTAGACAACTTAAAGGAACAAATTAAACAGTTTCAGCCTGAGTTTACTTTGGGTGAGACTGCAATTACTCTTACTAAAAATGATGATGGTACTTTTGTAGTTACCACGGACAAAGGTACACAAGTGAAAGGTAAAGCAGTAGCAATTGCAGGTGGTTTGGGTACTTTTGAACCTAGAAAGCCAGAATTGGCTAATATAGAGCAATATGAAGATAAGGGAGTAGCTTATTTTGTGAAAAACCCTGAAAGTTATGCAGGCAAACATGTCATAATAGCAGGAGGCGGCGATTCTGCCCTTGATTGGAGTATTTATTTAGCTGAAAAAGTGCCTACAGCTTCAGTTACTTTGGTACATAGAAGAAATGAATTTAGAGGGGCTTTAGATTCGGTAGAAAAAGTAAAAATACTTAAAGAGGCAGGTAAAATAAATCTTAAAACACCTTATGAGGTGGTTGGACTAGAAGGAGAAGCTGTACTAGAACGAGTAGTACTAGAACAAGAAGGAAGTGAAAAGGAAACTCTTATAGCAGATGCTTTTATTCCTCTTTTTGGTCTTACTCCAAAATTAGGTCCGATAGCTACTTGGGGAGTTGAAATAGAAAGAAATGCTGTGAAAGTGAATAATGCTTTGGATTATCAAACTTGTATTGATGGAGTGTATGCTATAGGAGATGTGAATACTTACCCTGGTAAACTGAAACTGATACTTTGTGGATTTCATGAAGCAACTCTAATGTGCCAAAGTGTTTATAATCGTATTTACCCAAACAAAAAATATATATTGAAATACACTACTGTGGTAGGGATTGATGGTTTTGATGGTAGCCGTAAAGAGGCTGAAAAAGCAGTAGTAAAAGCTATTTAA
- a CDS encoding sugar-binding protein — MRSINILLASIFVVISTSLQAQIDTISSKTLLMKGKIKKVEDYSFLLEPNAKGAKTFDGKKYNVFPYAEEWGLEKDPIKSSKTNITYIFDNSGKNQEVITYNAENQPFGGMRFFYDKNGRVNKSQSVFMVGDGEFTVDRQYFYNEKSQLVKIDEYDGPTWLITITFKYDDFGNCIEKNKVASVSALEKDIQRYEQKNLILEQKIRPEYTREKSYKYNNQNKVAETEDKLLNKNVFLKTENEYDKEGRLSKATFLNESNQETICNYKYNKGGKLIQSICTANDDPNFYVETNYMFNKSGETQVVKTRKEVASTKVFDEHNLLTSYTTPEFKYQYRYTFDKAGNWIQVLMYEDGRPICARIRKIEYFK; from the coding sequence ATGAGGAGTATAAATATTCTATTAGCGAGCATTTTTGTGGTAATCTCTACTTCATTACAGGCCCAAATAGATACTATTAGCAGCAAAACACTTCTGATGAAGGGGAAAATTAAAAAGGTAGAGGATTATTCTTTTCTGTTAGAACCCAATGCTAAAGGAGCTAAAACTTTTGATGGTAAGAAATACAATGTATTTCCTTATGCAGAAGAGTGGGGCTTAGAAAAAGATCCTATTAAAAGTTCTAAAACCAATATTACTTATATTTTTGATAATAGTGGTAAAAATCAAGAGGTGATTACTTATAATGCTGAAAATCAACCTTTTGGAGGAATGAGGTTTTTTTATGATAAAAACGGACGAGTAAATAAAAGTCAGTCGGTATTTATGGTAGGAGATGGTGAATTTACAGTAGACCGTCAGTATTTCTACAATGAGAAAAGCCAACTGGTGAAGATTGATGAGTACGATGGACCTACTTGGCTTATTACAATTACTTTTAAGTATGATGATTTTGGTAATTGTATTGAGAAAAATAAAGTAGCAAGTGTATCAGCTTTGGAGAAGGATATTCAGCGTTATGAACAAAAAAATCTCATATTAGAGCAGAAGATACGACCTGAATACACTCGTGAAAAATCGTACAAATATAATAATCAAAATAAGGTAGCTGAGACTGAGGATAAATTACTTAACAAAAATGTTTTTCTAAAAACAGAAAATGAATACGATAAAGAAGGTCGCCTTTCAAAGGCTACATTTTTAAATGAATCGAACCAAGAGACAATTTGTAACTATAAATACAATAAGGGAGGTAAGCTAATCCAGAGTATCTGTACAGCTAACGATGATCCTAATTTTTATGTTGAAACTAATTATATGTTCAACAAATCGGGAGAGACACAAGTAGTGAAGACTCGTAAGGAAGTAGCTTCAACTAAAGTGTTTGATGAACATAATCTTCTTACATCATACACTACACCTGAATTTAAATATCAGTACCGTTATACTTTTGATAAAGCAGGAAACTGGATACAAGTACTAATGTATGAAGATGGTAGGCCTATTTGTGCTCGTATCCGTAAAATAGAATATTTTAAATAA
- the alaS gene encoding alanine--tRNA ligase gives MTSQEIRKQFLKFFESKGHIIVPSAPTVLKNDPTLMFTNAGMNQFKEFFLGHAKPKHKRVADTQKCLRVSGKHNDLEEVGIDTYHHTMFEMLGNWSFGDYFKKEAISWAWELLTEIYKIPKENLYVTVFEGSEEDGVPFDQEAFDIWKERIAEDHILLGNKKDNFWEMGDQGPCGPCTEIHVDIRSEEEKAKIAGRDLINNDHPQVIEIWNNVFMEFNRKADGSLEKLPSKNVDTGMGFERLCMVLQKKQSNYDTDVFTPLIHKIEEITKAQYTSGTHVTAEQEQVNIAIRVISDHIRAVAFAIADGQLPSNNEAGYVIRRILRRAIRYGFTFLNQKEPFIYKLVETLANQMGDTFSELKQQQFLVINVIKEEEASFLRTLEQGLLMLEVMIQNTSGKQLSGGKAFELYDTYGFPKDLTALILSEKGFTMDEEGFKEQLQKQKERSRAAAQVKTDDWVVLRDDEEEEFIGYDTLEAVVRLVKYRKVESQKDGTYFQLVFNTTPFYPEGGGQVGDKGILQAANGELIYILDTKKENNLIIHIAEHLPTNLNDPFKAEVNEIGRNMTEANHSATHLLHQALREVLGKHVEQKGSRVAPEALRFDFSHFSKLTDEELKEVERLVNKRIFEKIPLQEHRNIPINQATEAGAMALFGEKYGDYVRMIQFGESRELCGGTHVNNTADIWFFKIISEGAVAAGIRRIEAITKGGAMKYFAEQEALVNQIKDVLKNVQDPVKAITHLQEENAALHKELEQLKKEQAKQLKTNLKAEFTEIKGIRALIKQLNLDAATLKDLAFQLGNEVDNAFILFASAQEDGKVLLLCYINKELAAAKGLDAGKIVRELGKYVHGGGGGQPFFATAGGKKPEGIAEALSKVTEYL, from the coding sequence ATGACTTCACAAGAAATAAGAAAGCAATTCCTAAAGTTTTTTGAAAGCAAAGGGCATATTATAGTACCCTCTGCTCCTACTGTTCTGAAAAATGACCCAACACTAATGTTTACCAATGCTGGTATGAACCAGTTTAAAGAGTTTTTTTTAGGACATGCTAAACCTAAACACAAACGAGTAGCTGATACTCAAAAGTGTTTACGTGTATCGGGTAAGCATAATGATTTGGAAGAAGTAGGTATAGATACTTACCACCATACTATGTTTGAGATGCTTGGTAACTGGTCATTTGGTGATTACTTTAAAAAAGAAGCTATTAGCTGGGCATGGGAGCTGCTTACTGAAATATATAAAATACCTAAAGAAAATCTTTATGTAACTGTTTTTGAAGGAAGTGAAGAAGATGGAGTTCCTTTTGACCAAGAAGCTTTTGATATTTGGAAAGAACGTATAGCAGAAGATCATATTCTACTTGGTAATAAAAAGGATAACTTCTGGGAAATGGGTGATCAAGGTCCTTGTGGTCCTTGTACTGAAATACATGTAGATATACGATCAGAAGAAGAGAAAGCTAAAATAGCAGGGCGTGATCTTATAAATAATGATCACCCTCAAGTAATTGAGATTTGGAATAATGTATTTATGGAGTTTAACCGTAAGGCTGATGGTAGTCTTGAAAAACTCCCTTCAAAGAACGTAGATACAGGTATGGGCTTTGAACGCCTTTGTATGGTATTGCAGAAAAAGCAATCAAACTACGATACGGATGTATTTACACCTCTTATTCATAAAATAGAGGAAATAACTAAGGCACAATATACTTCTGGAACTCATGTAACTGCTGAACAAGAGCAAGTGAATATAGCTATTCGTGTTATTTCAGACCATATAAGAGCAGTAGCTTTTGCTATTGCTGATGGACAGCTACCTTCTAACAATGAAGCAGGTTATGTGATACGACGTATATTGCGCCGAGCAATTCGTTATGGGTTTACCTTCTTGAATCAAAAAGAACCATTTATCTATAAATTAGTTGAAACGCTTGCAAACCAAATGGGTGATACCTTTAGTGAGCTAAAACAACAGCAGTTTCTTGTTATTAATGTGATTAAGGAAGAGGAAGCCTCTTTCTTGCGTACGCTTGAACAAGGATTGTTGATGTTGGAAGTCATGATACAAAATACTTCAGGTAAGCAACTATCAGGAGGCAAAGCTTTTGAATTGTATGATACATACGGTTTTCCTAAAGATTTGACAGCTCTTATCCTTTCTGAAAAAGGGTTCACTATGGATGAGGAAGGATTTAAAGAACAATTACAAAAGCAAAAAGAACGTTCACGTGCAGCAGCTCAAGTAAAAACAGATGATTGGGTAGTGCTTCGTGATGATGAAGAGGAAGAATTTATAGGTTATGATACTTTAGAAGCAGTAGTGCGCTTGGTAAAATACCGTAAAGTAGAGAGTCAGAAAGATGGTACATACTTCCAGCTGGTATTTAATACTACACCTTTCTATCCTGAAGGAGGTGGACAAGTAGGTGATAAAGGTATACTTCAAGCAGCTAATGGTGAACTTATTTATATTTTAGATACTAAGAAAGAAAATAATCTTATTATTCATATAGCTGAACACTTACCCACTAATTTGAATGATCCATTTAAGGCAGAAGTGAATGAGATAGGCAGAAATATGACAGAAGCTAATCACAGCGCTACTCACCTGCTACATCAAGCCTTACGTGAGGTATTGGGTAAACACGTAGAACAGAAAGGTTCACGAGTAGCTCCTGAAGCTTTGCGTTTTGACTTTTCACATTTTTCTAAACTTACAGATGAAGAACTTAAAGAGGTAGAACGCCTAGTGAACAAACGTATTTTTGAAAAAATACCTTTGCAAGAACATCGTAATATTCCTATTAATCAGGCTACTGAAGCAGGGGCCATGGCGCTATTTGGTGAGAAATATGGAGATTATGTGCGTATGATTCAGTTTGGCGAAAGTAGAGAACTTTGTGGAGGTACTCACGTGAATAATACAGCTGATATATGGTTCTTTAAAATTATATCGGAAGGAGCAGTAGCTGCAGGTATACGCCGTATAGAAGCTATTACAAAAGGAGGAGCTATGAAGTATTTTGCTGAACAAGAAGCTCTAGTGAATCAAATTAAGGATGTTCTTAAGAATGTACAAGACCCTGTGAAAGCAATCACTCACCTACAAGAGGAAAATGCAGCTTTACATAAAGAATTAGAACAACTGAAAAAGGAACAAGCTAAACAGCTTAAAACAAACTTAAAAGCAGAGTTTACAGAGATTAAAGGAATACGGGCATTAATAAAACAACTGAATTTGGATGCCGCTACTCTTAAAGATCTTGCTTTTCAGTTGGGTAATGAAGTAGATAATGCATTTATCTTATTTGCTTCGGCACAAGAAGATGGTAAAGTACTCTTATTATGCTATATTAATAAAGAATTGGCAGCTGCTAAAGGATTAGATGCAGGAAAAATAGTAAGAGAATTAGGTAAATATGTACATGGAGGTGGTGGTGGACAACCATTCTTTGCTACCGCAGGGGGTAAAAAACCTGAAGGTATTGCTGAAGCATTGAGCAAAGTAACAGAATATTTGTAA
- a CDS encoding 2Fe-2S iron-sulfur cluster-binding protein gives MNNIHLEITDREGLLYEIEAPTDMNMNLMEVMRAYEIAQDGEIGICGGMAMCASCQCYVQNEEEVVLPKMGDEEQAMLSEAFYVKPNSRLGCQIPVTSQIDGLKVVLAPLS, from the coding sequence ATGAATAATATACATTTAGAAATAACGGACCGTGAGGGGCTTCTATATGAGATAGAAGCCCCTACTGATATGAATATGAACCTAATGGAGGTAATGCGTGCGTACGAAATAGCTCAAGATGGTGAGATAGGTATTTGCGGAGGTATGGCAATGTGTGCTTCTTGCCAATGTTATGTTCAAAATGAAGAAGAGGTAGTTTTGCCCAAAATGGGAGATGAAGAACAAGCCATGCTTTCTGAAGCTTTTTATGTAAAACCTAATAGTAGATTAGGTTGCCAAATACCTGTTACTTCACAAATAGATGGACTTAAGGTAGTGTTAGCTCCACTTTCATAA